In a single window of the Necator americanus strain Aroian chromosome X, whole genome shotgun sequence genome:
- a CDS encoding hypothetical protein (NECATOR_CHRX.G21775.T2) yields MGQRLAPVLAVCFMSRIEQPVIGRLPQMYCRYIDDCFIITSTQSEMDECYRILNERSQYIKLTREQPRDGWLRYLNAQIKLNNGIASVKWYRKESSKNIPINAKSAHPNGTKKAIIRNILKTATAMCTEDRGREESLKLATSTGSSIGFSRLKSNTQSRSTNNTVRVPRGGRIPLCIPFVSDSSTAAIHRTLLRAQVQDDVVLVNIPNDSIKLVRNRFYDRQCVSERCVVWPFGSANIGVIYQIECLTFNAIYIGETGRLLNVRIKEHLAGKRRGSSMTPLGHHKNDKHHGNEFEMKCTILAHEKEISARKALEAFWISVRNPSMHNKNECLSITNDLLPFVTLCEP; encoded by the coding sequence ATGGGCCAAAGGCTTGCTCCAGTTCTTGCCGTTTGCTTTATGAGCAGAATAGAACAACCAGTGATAGGACGTCTTCCACAGATGTACTGCCGTTATATCGATGATTGCTTCATTATAACATCAACgcaatccgaaatggacgaatgctatagaattctgaatgaacgatcgcagtacataaaactcactcGAGAACAACCAAGAGATGGTTGGCTGCGTTATTtgaatgctcaaataaaactaaataatggcattgcaagtgtgaaatggtatcgcaaagaaagctCGAAAAACATACCGATAAACGCAAAGTCAGCCCATCCTAATGGCACgaaaaaggcaattatccgaaatatCCTCAAAACGgcaacagcaatgtgcacagagGATAGAGGACGggaggaatcactaaaactagccacAAGCACAGGTAGTTCAATCGGTTTCTCGAGAttgaaatctaacacccaatCTCGAAGTACGAACAACACAGTGAGGGTCCCACGTGGAGGTAGAATTCCATTGTGCATCCCCTTCGTCTCTGACTCCTcaactgctgctatacaccggaCTCTTCTGCGAGCACAGgtgcaagatgatgttgtgttggtgaacatcccgaacgacagcatcaagttagttcgcaatagattctacgataggcaGTGCGTGTCAGAACGTTGCGTTGTTTGGCCATTCGGTAGCGCGaacatcggagttatttaccaaatagaatgcctaacgtTCAATGCCATTTacattggagaaactggaaggttgctgaacgtgcgtatcaaggaacatttggctggtaaaaggcgagggagttcgatgacaccgttagggcaccacaaaaatgataagcatcatggaaatgagtttgaaatgaaatgcacaatattagcgcacgagaaagaaatatctgctaggaaggcattggaagcattctggatttccgtcaggaatccgtccatgcataacaaaaatgagtgcttatcaattaccaatgacttattgccgttcgtaacactctgtgagccataa
- a CDS encoding hypothetical protein (NECATOR_CHRX.G21774.T1) produces the protein MSESGLKFLEESMFFAILVLTRMPTTPTPLLSHISMKSSSPVSYTAFSSSHRLVSRADRESITWTSKQKITTPSKLLCVSLPKQLWRVICE, from the exons ATGTCCGAATCGGGCCTCAAGTTTCTcgaagagtcgatgttctttgccattcTCGTGCTGACAAGGATGCCAACTACGCCAACTCCTCTGCTGTCGCATATTTCTATGAagagttcttctccagtttcatatacggcgttcaGCAGTTCTCACCGACTCGTCTCG aGAGCTGACAGGGAGTCGATCACATGGACATCAAAACAGAAGATTACCACACCCTCGAAGTTGCTGTGCGTATCACTTCCAAAACAGCTATGGAGGGTCATTTGCGAATAA
- a CDS encoding hypothetical protein (NECATOR_CHRX.G21775.T1), whose protein sequence is MESFDVTSLYTNVQNKQALQALSELLDRHGSSIETFDLSKQRIMIPINECLQCNVFKWSGKYFSQIRKLAMGQRLAPVLAVCFMSRIEQPVIGRLPQMYCRYIDDCFIITSTQSEMDECYRILNERSQYIKLTREQPRDGWLRYLNAQIKLNNGIASVKWYRKESSKNIPINAKSAHPNGTKKAIIRNILKTATAMCTEDRGREESLKLATSTGSSIGFSRLKSNTQSRSTNNTVRVPRGGRIPLCIPFVSDSSTAAIHRTLLRAQVQDDVVLVNIPNDSIKLVRNRFYDRQCVSERCVVWPFGSANIGVIYQIECLTFNAIYIGETGRLLNVRIKEHLAGKRRGSSMTPLGHHKNDKHHGNEFEMKCTILAHEKEISARKALEAFWISVRNPSMHNKNECLSITNDLLPFVTLCEP, encoded by the coding sequence ATGGAGTCATTTGACGTGACCTCTTTGTACACAAACGTTCAAAACAAACAGGCGTTACAAGCGTTATCTGAATTGCTAGATAGACACGGTAGTAGTATAGAAACCTTTGATCTAAGCAAGCAACGCATAATGATCCCAATCAACGAATGCCTCCAGTGCAATGTTTTTAAATGgtcaggaaaatatttctctcaaataagaAAACTTGCTATGGGCCAAAGGCTTGCTCCAGTTCTTGCCGTTTGCTTTATGAGCAGAATAGAACAACCAGTGATAGGACGTCTTCCACAGATGTACTGCCGTTATATCGATGATTGCTTCATTATAACATCAACgcaatccgaaatggacgaatgctatagaattctgaatgaacgatcgcagtacataaaactcactcGAGAACAACCAAGAGATGGTTGGCTGCGTTATTtgaatgctcaaataaaactaaataatggcattgcaagtgtgaaatggtatcgcaaagaaagctCGAAAAACATACCGATAAACGCAAAGTCAGCCCATCCTAATGGCACgaaaaaggcaattatccgaaatatCCTCAAAACGgcaacagcaatgtgcacagagGATAGAGGACGggaggaatcactaaaactagccacAAGCACAGGTAGTTCAATCGGTTTCTCGAGAttgaaatctaacacccaatCTCGAAGTACGAACAACACAGTGAGGGTCCCACGTGGAGGTAGAATTCCATTGTGCATCCCCTTCGTCTCTGACTCCTcaactgctgctatacaccggaCTCTTCTGCGAGCACAGgtgcaagatgatgttgtgttggtgaacatcccgaacgacagcatcaagttagttcgcaatagattctacgataggcaGTGCGTGTCAGAACGTTGCGTTGTTTGGCCATTCGGTAGCGCGaacatcggagttatttaccaaatagaatgcctaacgtTCAATGCCATTTacattggagaaactggaaggttgctgaacgtgcgtatcaaggaacatttggctggtaaaaggcgagggagttcgatgacaccgttagggcaccacaaaaatgataagcatcatggaaatgagtttgaaatgaaatgcacaatattagcgcacgagaaagaaatatctgctaggaaggcattggaagcattctggatttccgtcaggaatccgtccatgcataacaaaaatgagtgcttatcaattaccaatgacttattgccgttcgtaacactctgtgagccataa